From one Anaerococcus prevotii DSM 20548 genomic stretch:
- a CDS encoding AraC family transcriptional regulator, which translates to MVIYSEFDTLSMDLAVDFVGYEDCKSLQDFGPAIRDNYVLHYISSGSGYFHYKKKKIFLKNGDLFLLKKNELTYYQADKYEPWSYYWIGINGNRIKDYLSLSSIHEISYIKSSDTCNTKKLGSIIKSMVEDSESIDDHNLKLLKLIGQSYEVLYELIRIGPQNNKKTVGSRTKICLDCRRIIETQYNKADLSIQDIASKLNINRTYLTRIFKEYTAMSPKQYLQEIRMKRASQLLENTKESVKVIAYSVGFKDPLYFSKAFKEFYDKSPSDYR; encoded by the coding sequence ATGGTTATTTATTCTGAATTTGATACACTTAGTATGGATCTTGCGGTTGATTTTGTAGGCTACGAAGACTGCAAATCTTTGCAAGATTTCGGCCCTGCTATAAGGGATAATTATGTCCTTCACTATATAAGTAGCGGGTCGGGCTATTTTCATTACAAAAAGAAAAAAATTTTTTTAAAAAACGGTGACTTGTTTTTACTAAAGAAAAATGAGCTTACCTACTACCAGGCGGATAAGTACGAGCCTTGGTCTTACTATTGGATTGGTATAAACGGCAATAGGATTAAGGATTATCTGTCCTTATCTAGCATCCATGAAATTTCTTATATCAAATCATCTGATACTTGTAATACGAAAAAGCTAGGAAGCATAATAAAATCGATGGTCGAGGATTCTGAAAGTATAGACGACCATAACCTAAAGCTTCTTAAACTTATTGGTCAAAGCTACGAAGTCTTGTATGAGTTGATTAGGATAGGTCCCCAAAATAATAAAAAGACGGTGGGTAGTCGAACGAAAATATGCCTTGATTGTAGGCGTATAATAGAAACCCAATACAATAAGGCCGATTTATCAATCCAAGATATTGCCTCTAAGCTTAATATCAATAGGACCTATCTGACAAGGATCTTTAAGGAATACACAGCTATGTCTCCCAAACAGTATCTACAAGAAATTAGGATGAAAAGAGCCTCACAGCTTCTAGAAAATACCAAGGAATCGGTAAAGGTAATCGCTTATTCGGTAGGCTTTAAGGATCCCTTGTATTTTTCCAAGGCCTTTAAGGAATTCTATGATAAAAGTCCTAGCGATTATAGATAG
- a CDS encoding ABC transporter ATP-binding protein: MLEIKNVSKSFGRLKALDHVSFNVNKGDLFGIIGQNGAGKSTLFRCIMDFFDSYEGEILYDNKQVSKVPLEKIGFLPEERSLSPKKTVAEEIRYFARLNLMKNLDQKTLEAYFNKFEIKGSLKDKIKDLSKGNQQKVQLLASLIYKPEFVILDEPFSGLDPYNIRLLQDIIKEINESGTTIIFSSHNMENIEDMCKKLVMLKNGQVVLEGSPKEIRNSYPKDKLLIECEGDISDILNDFAITYTKDSNTYRIKLNDPIDGRKIYQRLREKFDYIPVFAQTPPNLNEIFTRKVEENV, encoded by the coding sequence ATGTTAGAGATAAAAAATGTATCCAAATCATTTGGAAGGCTTAAGGCCTTAGACCATGTGAGTTTTAATGTTAATAAGGGAGATCTTTTCGGTATAATTGGACAAAATGGGGCTGGTAAGTCTACACTTTTTAGGTGTATTATGGACTTTTTTGACTCATATGAGGGAGAAATCCTCTATGATAATAAGCAGGTGAGTAAAGTTCCCCTAGAAAAAATTGGCTTTCTTCCAGAAGAAAGGTCCCTTTCACCAAAGAAGACCGTAGCCGAAGAGATTAGATATTTTGCTAGGCTAAATTTAATGAAAAATCTAGATCAGAAAACCCTAGAAGCCTATTTTAATAAATTTGAAATAAAGGGAAGCCTCAAGGATAAAATCAAAGACTTGTCCAAGGGAAATCAGCAGAAGGTCCAGCTTTTGGCAAGTCTTATCTACAAGCCAGAATTTGTAATCTTAGATGAACCCTTCTCAGGTCTTGATCCTTATAATATAAGGCTCCTACAAGATATTATTAAGGAAATTAATGAAAGTGGGACGACTATAATATTTTCATCTCATAATATGGAAAATATTGAAGATATGTGTAAGAAGCTAGTTATGCTCAAAAATGGTCAAGTAGTTCTAGAAGGCTCCCCTAAAGAGATAAGGAATTCTTATCCAAAAGACAAACTCCTAATAGAATGTGAAGGAGATATTTCCGATATATTAAATGATTTTGCAATAACATATACGAAAGATTCAAATACTTATAGGATAAAGTTAAACGACCCAATCGATGGAAGAAAAATTTACCAAAGACTTAGAGAAAAGTTTGATTATATTCCTGTATTTGCTCAAACACCTCCAAATTTGAACGAAATATTTACAAGAAAGGTTGAAGAAAATGTCTAG
- a CDS encoding winged helix-turn-helix domain-containing protein: MKKYKAKIKLVIKSDRTNFYGPGINELLLLIDEYQSTKEAAGAMGLSYSKALKIIKRCERELGFDIIKSQRGGADGGKSILTDEGRKIMTAYKDFNNEVNEDLEEKFNKYFSFLDKN; this comes from the coding sequence TTGAAAAAGTACAAAGCAAAAATAAAACTTGTTATAAAAAGTGATAGAACAAACTTCTACGGACCAGGCATAAACGAGCTCTTATTATTAATAGATGAGTACCAATCGACAAAAGAAGCAGCAGGAGCCATGGGCCTATCTTATTCCAAGGCACTTAAGATTATCAAAAGATGCGAGAGGGAATTAGGCTTTGATATTATAAAAAGCCAAAGAGGTGGAGCCGATGGGGGAAAGAGTATTCTGACAGACGAAGGAAGAAAGATAATGACAGCCTACAAGGACTTTAATAACGAAGTAAACGAGGACTTGGAAGAAAAATTTAACAAATATTTCTCCTTTTTAGATAAAAATTAA
- a CDS encoding DNA-3-methyladenine glycosylase I: MKKRCEWAKGELLEKYHDEEYGNISHDDDYIFEILVLEFMQAGLSFEIILKKREAMREAFDGFDYRKIASYDDRKIEELMANDKIIRNKKKLIALVKNARAFIKVREEYGSFDKYLENFIKEPIDYRRKEGEIIAKSKLSEKLSKDMKDKSFSFVGPVTIHSFLEAIGRINCHTTSCFKHQNS, from the coding sequence ATGAAGAAAAGATGTGAATGGGCCAAAGGTGAGCTTTTAGAAAAATATCACGATGAGGAATACGGAAATATAAGCCACGACGATGACTATATATTCGAGATCCTTGTTTTAGAATTCATGCAGGCGGGTCTTAGCTTTGAGATAATCCTAAAGAAAAGAGAAGCTATGAGGGAGGCCTTTGACGGATTTGATTATAGGAAAATAGCATCCTATGACGATAGAAAAATCGAAGAGCTTATGGCAAATGATAAAATAATCAGAAACAAGAAAAAACTAATAGCCTTGGTAAAAAACGCCAGGGCCTTTATAAAAGTAAGAGAAGAATACGGATCTTTCGATAAGTACCTAGAAAACTTCATCAAAGAGCCCATAGACTACAGGAGAAAAGAAGGAGAGATAATTGCGAAAAGCAAACTTTCCGAGAAACTATCAAAAGACATGAAAGATAAGTCCTTCTCCTTCGTAGGACCAGTTACAATTCACTCCTTCCTAGAAGCCATAGGAAGAATAAATTGCCACACCACCTCTTGCTTTAAACACCAAAACAGCTAG
- a CDS encoding MBL fold metallo-hydrolase: protein MSRFVTLSSGSSGNVSFLEYKGSRILIDAGFSGRKIENLLAQIGEKAKDLDGIFLTHEHNDHIQGAGVLSRRFDIPIYANEGTWKAFAKKAKRLKEENIKIFKTNQFINFKSMDILPISIHHDAMEPVGYVIYLGNKKISLISDTGIIDEKIAYEIKGSDIYYMEANHDLEALKLGPYPHNLKLRVMGKMGHLSNDQSAEALADALVGKNETVFLSHLSDTNNTPELSRLTVDNYLTSLGLDTEKDINLEVCERYIPSKIVEL from the coding sequence ATGTCTAGATTTGTAACCTTATCTTCTGGATCATCAGGCAATGTAAGCTTTCTTGAGTACAAGGGTTCTCGCATACTAATCGATGCGGGATTTTCCGGAAGAAAAATAGAAAATCTCCTAGCCCAAATCGGAGAGAAAGCAAAGGATCTAGATGGGATATTTCTCACTCACGAACACAACGACCACATCCAAGGAGCAGGAGTCCTATCGAGAAGATTTGATATTCCAATCTATGCCAACGAGGGAACCTGGAAGGCTTTTGCCAAGAAGGCTAAGAGATTAAAGGAAGAGAATATAAAAATTTTTAAGACAAATCAGTTCATAAACTTTAAGTCAATGGATATCCTACCCATATCCATCCACCACGATGCTATGGAACCTGTTGGATATGTTATCTATCTGGGAAATAAAAAGATAAGTCTTATTTCTGATACAGGAATAATAGATGAGAAAATCGCCTACGAGATTAAGGGCTCTGATATATATTATATGGAAGCAAATCACGACTTAGAAGCCCTAAAACTTGGGCCATATCCACATAATCTTAAGCTTAGAGTTATGGGGAAGATGGGCCACTTATCAAATGACCAATCGGCTGAAGCCCTAGCAGATGCCCTAGTTGGTAAGAATGAGACAGTTTTTCTATCCCACCTATCAGATACCAACAACACCCCAGAGCTTTCGAGATTGACAGTAGATAATTATCTTACAAGTTTGGGACTTGATACAGAAAAAGATATAAACTTGGAGGTTTGTGAAAGATACATTCCTTCAAAAATAGTGGAGTTATAA
- a CDS encoding tRNA 2-thiocytidine(32) synthetase TtcA, translated as MELVEIERSLIKKYRKEIWSPFIKAVKEFSLINEGDKVAVAISGGKDSLILAKLIEELHKHSRVKFDVEYISMDPGYDNENRDLLEKNLAYLNIDGTIYDSEVFEVAETITKGDYPCYMCARMRRGFLYAKAKELGCNKVALGHHMNDVIETTMMNVLYAGNFKTMKPKLIAQNFEDMELIRPLYYLHEDDIKRWRDYVALSALNCACTVTKSSESYTRKKIKELIAELKKDNPEVEKSILRSAENVNCDMVLGYQIKGEKHSFLEEFE; from the coding sequence ATGGAATTAGTAGAAATTGAAAGATCACTTATAAAAAAATACAGGAAGGAAATCTGGTCGCCTTTTATCAAGGCGGTCAAGGAGTTTTCCTTGATAAATGAAGGAGACAAGGTCGCTGTTGCCATATCTGGCGGCAAGGATTCCTTGATTCTTGCAAAGCTTATCGAAGAATTACATAAGCATTCTAGGGTAAAGTTTGATGTAGAATATATCTCTATGGATCCAGGCTACGATAATGAAAACAGAGACCTACTAGAAAAAAACCTAGCCTATCTTAATATAGATGGGACAATTTATGATTCGGAAGTTTTCGAAGTAGCCGAGACCATAACCAAGGGAGACTACCCTTGCTATATGTGTGCTAGGATGAGAAGGGGCTTTCTCTATGCCAAGGCAAAGGAGTTAGGATGCAATAAAGTAGCCCTAGGCCATCATATGAATGATGTAATCGAGACAACCATGATGAATGTCCTCTATGCAGGAAACTTCAAGACTATGAAGCCTAAGCTTATTGCCCAAAACTTTGAGGATATGGAGCTAATTAGGCCTCTTTATTATCTTCATGAGGATGATATCAAAAGATGGAGGGATTACGTAGCTCTATCTGCCCTAAATTGTGCCTGTACAGTCACCAAATCTAGCGAATCTTATACTAGAAAGAAGATAAAAGAATTAATAGCAGAACTTAAAAAAGATAACCCAGAAGTTGAAAAGTCAATCCTAAGATCAGCAGAAAATGTCAATTGCGATATGGTCCTAGGCTATCAAATAAAGGGAGAAAAACACTCGTTTTTGGAGGAATTTGAATGA
- a CDS encoding Cof-type HAD-IIB family hydrolase: protein MKKDIKLIVFDIDGTLVNDKKEMLDENVTAIKKLKEKGIKIVLNSGRTFNGMWRMRQKLDLMAYDDYSICGTGAFVRRNADGKALISNPLGKKDYEKIKSLVGEEDLQITIHTMNILYLNAEVPNDAFLYDQWQVSMPWFKFEKFEDIEDSICRIALAGEKDLLDKFTEENKKELVKDYKIMRNEKRLLEILNKNSGKSESLKKLAQMLEIDRENIMYFGDGMNDVKSLGFAGCGVAMASGMKEAQDAADFVIGSNEEPSIAKFLKEYFDLDV, encoded by the coding sequence ATGAAAAAAGATATAAAATTAATTGTATTTGACATAGATGGTACTTTAGTAAATGATAAAAAAGAAATGCTTGACGAAAACGTCACAGCTATAAAGAAACTTAAGGAAAAGGGAATTAAGATAGTCCTAAACTCCGGCAGGACCTTCAATGGTATGTGGAGGATGCGTCAAAAGCTTGACCTTATGGCCTATGACGACTATTCTATCTGCGGAACTGGAGCTTTTGTAAGGAGAAATGCCGACGGCAAGGCCCTTATCTCAAATCCCTTAGGAAAGAAAGATTACGAAAAGATCAAGAGCTTGGTAGGAGAAGAAGACTTACAGATTACAATCCACACCATGAATATCCTCTACTTAAATGCAGAAGTCCCAAATGATGCCTTCTTGTACGACCAATGGCAAGTTTCTATGCCTTGGTTTAAGTTTGAAAAGTTTGAAGATATAGAGGACAGCATATGTAGGATTGCCCTTGCAGGAGAAAAGGACCTTCTCGATAAGTTCACTGAGGAAAATAAGAAAGAGCTTGTCAAAGACTATAAGATTATGAGAAATGAAAAGCGTCTTCTAGAGATCTTAAACAAAAACTCAGGCAAGTCTGAAAGTCTAAAGAAACTAGCCCAAATGCTTGAAATCGACAGAGAAAACATCATGTATTTTGGTGATGGGATGAATGATGTGAAGAGCTTGGGCTTTGCAGGATGTGGTGTGGCCATGGCTTCCGGCATGAAAGAAGCCCAAGATGCGGCAGACTTTGTAATAGGATCAAACGAAGAGCCTTCCATAGCTAAGTTTCTTAAGGAGTATTTTGATCTAGATGTCTAG
- a CDS encoding DUF1648 domain-containing protein encodes MNENMSIAVFYGIIIILISLIQAFVTSYSKRGYVLGVRLVEDLEKDREVRKIVKDYRTLTILVGFALALLIVGLSYLIENEALLNLAYILSIFLTYIPLVLANKKLKVLAKDQKVDKRKVVSLDYSKIKIFNKKEFFGIYLGLLLIVIIFAIRIHLDYENFPDKLIMHMNSKGEIDGIAHKSYLSIQSPTIVSFFMLAVMFFANLSQLLSKMRISPDMPEESLDRLLETRRIWTYYFATSAILLIVLFQVGIPSFMKTGDDSLVKVLGIIAIGFSIGGSILIGKFRSVDGSALNKTGRYGYEEEDDKWILGGLIYYNPDDPAIFVEKRVGVGTTMNFANNWVKVIFIAVILFPFVLGLVLNMFEG; translated from the coding sequence ATGAATGAAAATATGAGTATTGCAGTATTTTACGGGATAATTATTATTTTGATAAGTCTTATCCAAGCCTTCGTCACATCCTACTCCAAGAGGGGCTATGTACTTGGAGTTAGACTAGTGGAAGACTTAGAAAAGGATAGGGAAGTAAGAAAGATAGTAAAAGACTATAGGACTTTGACTATCCTTGTAGGATTTGCCCTAGCTTTACTTATAGTCGGCTTAAGCTATCTTATAGAAAATGAGGCCTTGCTTAATTTAGCCTATATTCTATCAATATTTCTAACTTATATTCCCCTAGTTCTTGCTAACAAGAAACTAAAAGTATTAGCAAAGGATCAAAAAGTAGATAAGAGAAAAGTTGTAAGTCTAGATTATTCAAAGATAAAAATATTTAACAAGAAGGAATTTTTTGGCATATACCTAGGCCTCCTCCTTATAGTGATAATCTTTGCCATAAGAATCCACCTAGACTATGAAAACTTTCCAGATAAATTAATTATGCATATGAATAGCAAGGGAGAAATTGATGGGATAGCTCATAAATCTTACCTATCTATCCAATCCCCAACTATAGTAAGTTTCTTTATGCTAGCAGTGATGTTTTTTGCAAATCTTTCCCAACTTCTATCAAAGATGAGAATTAGCCCAGATATGCCAGAAGAGTCCTTGGATAGGCTCTTAGAAACTAGGAGGATTTGGACCTATTATTTTGCAACATCGGCAATTTTACTTATAGTTTTATTCCAAGTAGGAATTCCTTCCTTTATGAAAACTGGAGACGACTCCTTGGTTAAGGTCTTAGGCATAATTGCTATTGGGTTTTCTATAGGAGGTAGCATTCTTATAGGAAAGTTTAGGTCGGTTGACGGTTCAGCCTTAAATAAAACTGGTAGATATGGCTACGAAGAGGAGGATGATAAGTGGATCCTAGGTGGTCTAATTTATTACAATCCAGACGATCCAGCAATATTTGTAGAAAAAAGAGTAGGCGTTGGAACTACTATGAACTTCGCCAATAATTGGGTTAAGGTAATTTTCATTGCAGTGATACTTTTCCCATTTGTTCTAGGACTTGTGCTTAATATGTTTGAAGGATAG
- a CDS encoding ABC transporter permease: MSRFITVALDSWKKQLKSPAFWLVVFMPIIMMAISGAITYFSADDGIKETYIVAEDEIGAYFTENSAYKLKNKDEARKAMEDKEIGSFVEIREEDGSLSAKYHTRDLNGQEIAAFNSILREVQNSINIKRAGLGEDKLKILERKPSFKLVEEEGGESFIMYGAYFALVFYMYMMLVMYSNILVVEIATEKGSKMIEFIFSSVKAGVYFAGKIFGNFLAVITQTAIYLILALLAYFGAKRYGLFEKFNIDLGSLLGDINVLMLVELASLVILSLLIYMILAAMLGSLAKKQEDAGKVGTPLILVIIFAFVIALSFMGKEETLLIKVLSYLPFVSVFFMPMRLIRSSVGLGYGLISILIMLVSIILAYKIASRVYKKNILNYSSNSWIKKILRKA, translated from the coding sequence ATGTCTAGATTTATTACTGTAGCCCTAGATTCTTGGAAAAAACAACTCAAATCTCCAGCATTTTGGCTAGTTGTCTTTATGCCGATAATAATGATGGCTATAAGTGGAGCTATCACTTACTTTTCTGCTGATGATGGCATAAAAGAAACTTATATAGTTGCAGAAGATGAGATAGGAGCCTATTTTACAGAAAATTCTGCCTATAAGCTAAAGAATAAAGACGAAGCAAGAAAGGCCATGGAAGATAAAGAGATAGGAAGTTTTGTAGAAATTAGGGAAGAAGATGGCAGTCTATCTGCAAAATATCATACAAGAGACCTAAATGGCCAAGAAATAGCCGCCTTTAATTCTATCCTTAGGGAAGTTCAAAACTCTATAAATATAAAAAGAGCGGGACTAGGAGAAGATAAGCTAAAAATTTTAGAAAGGAAACCTTCCTTCAAACTAGTTGAGGAAGAAGGGGGAGAGTCCTTTATCATGTACGGTGCTTATTTTGCTCTTGTATTTTACATGTATATGATGCTAGTAATGTATTCAAATATCCTAGTTGTGGAAATTGCTACAGAAAAAGGCTCAAAGATGATAGAATTTATTTTCTCATCAGTAAAGGCAGGTGTATATTTTGCAGGAAAAATCTTCGGTAACTTCCTCGCAGTCATAACCCAGACAGCTATATATTTAATACTCGCCCTTCTAGCCTATTTTGGAGCCAAAAGATATGGACTATTTGAAAAATTTAATATAGACTTAGGATCTCTTTTAGGAGATATAAATGTCTTGATGCTAGTAGAGCTTGCAAGTCTTGTTATCCTAAGCCTACTTATATACATGATCCTTGCGGCCATGTTAGGTTCTCTTGCCAAAAAACAAGAAGATGCCGGCAAAGTTGGAACACCCCTAATTCTTGTGATAATTTTTGCCTTTGTAATAGCCCTAAGCTTTATGGGCAAGGAAGAAACCCTTCTAATAAAAGTTCTCTCCTACCTACCTTTTGTATCGGTTTTCTTTATGCCGATGAGACTTATAAGGTCAAGTGTAGGCCTAGGTTATGGACTTATATCTATACTAATCATGCTTGTTTCTATAATTCTTGCCTATAAAATAGCAAGTAGAGTATATAAGAAAAATATACTAAATTACTCTTCAAATTCTTGGATAAAGAAGATTTTAAGAAAAGCCTAG
- a CDS encoding NAD(P)-dependent malic enzyme, which translates to MNVYEKALEKHEKWQGKVATEVKARVNNAEDLTYAYTPGVAEPCRKIAEDKKKAYTYTSKANTIAVVSDGSAVLGLGNIGPEAAMPVMEGKAVLFKEFGDVNAVPIVLDTQDADEIINVVKNIAPGFGGINLEDISSPRCVYIEEKLKKELDIPVFHDDQHGTAIVTLAALINALKIVGKNKEDIKVVISGAGAAGFSIAKLLRDYGVGHIIVCDSRGSINKDHLEGDNPVKARIAEFTNEENFKGSLKEAMVDSDVFVGVSAPNIIDGEDIKNMNKDAIVFAMANPVPEIDYDEAKKAGARILATGRSDYPNQINNVLAFPGIFKGALKAHASAITDEMKLAAANALAQMVDEDKLNEEYIIPGAFEENVADKVAQAVMDYVK; encoded by the coding sequence ATGAATGTATATGAAAAAGCTTTAGAAAAACATGAGAAATGGCAGGGAAAAGTTGCAACAGAAGTGAAGGCCAGAGTTAATAATGCAGAAGATTTGACCTATGCCTACACACCAGGAGTTGCTGAACCTTGTAGGAAAATCGCCGAAGATAAGAAGAAGGCCTACACCTACACATCAAAGGCCAACACAATAGCAGTAGTAAGCGATGGGTCTGCTGTTCTAGGACTTGGTAATATTGGTCCTGAGGCTGCCATGCCTGTTATGGAGGGAAAGGCTGTTTTGTTTAAGGAGTTTGGCGATGTAAATGCTGTGCCTATCGTCCTTGACACTCAAGATGCTGATGAGATAATTAATGTCGTAAAAAACATAGCTCCAGGCTTTGGCGGAATCAATCTCGAAGATATATCATCTCCAAGATGCGTCTACATAGAAGAAAAACTTAAAAAAGAGCTCGATATACCAGTCTTCCACGACGACCAACATGGAACTGCAATTGTAACTCTTGCAGCCCTTATTAATGCCCTTAAGATCGTAGGAAAGAATAAGGAAGATATCAAGGTCGTAATTTCCGGAGCGGGAGCTGCTGGTTTTTCAATAGCTAAGCTTTTAAGAGATTATGGAGTAGGTCATATTATAGTTTGTGACTCTAGGGGATCTATCAACAAAGACCATCTAGAAGGAGACAATCCTGTTAAGGCAAGAATTGCCGAATTTACCAATGAGGAAAACTTTAAGGGAAGCTTAAAGGAAGCTATGGTGGATTCTGACGTTTTTGTAGGAGTATCTGCTCCAAATATTATAGATGGAGAAGATATAAAGAATATGAATAAAGACGCTATTGTCTTTGCTATGGCAAATCCGGTTCCAGAAATCGACTATGACGAGGCCAAAAAAGCTGGTGCGAGAATTCTTGCGACAGGTAGGAGCGATTATCCAAACCAAATCAACAATGTCCTAGCCTTTCCTGGAATATTTAAGGGAGCCTTGAAGGCCCATGCTTCAGCCATAACAGATGAGATGAAGCTTGCTGCGGCAAATGCCTTAGCCCAAATGGTTGATGAGGATAAGTTAAATGAAGAATACATCATACCAGGAGCTTTTGAGGAAAATGTAGCTGATAAGGTGGCCCAGGCTGTGATGGATTATGTTAAATAG
- a CDS encoding undecaprenyl-diphosphate phosphatase, with translation MIIDFIKVLILSIVEGVTEFLPVSSTGHLILVNQFVKLEPEGFSNAFNIIIQLGAILSVVVIYFKRLNPWDREKTERYFPRNYDKLNGQSRFYFRLTHPDKKTIELWKRVIVGILPAMVLGLLFDDFIDEHLFNPMVVATMLLVWGLIIIFVEKRNKGNKGFRHDNIAMVSYKTVLAIGLFQTLAMIPGTSRSAATIMGAMILGLSRSAAAEFSFFLAIPTMLGATFLKVIKNFGGFTAYQWILILLGMVLSFLVAYFVIKKFMAYIRNNDFIPFGIYRIILAIIVFIYFLFV, from the coding sequence ATGATAATAGATTTTATAAAAGTCCTAATCCTTTCTATAGTAGAAGGAGTTACGGAATTCTTGCCAGTATCATCGACTGGGCATTTGATCTTAGTAAACCAATTTGTAAAGCTTGAACCAGAAGGCTTTTCCAACGCCTTCAATATAATCATCCAACTAGGGGCAATCCTATCTGTCGTAGTGATTTATTTTAAAAGGCTCAACCCTTGGGATAGGGAAAAGACAGAAAGATACTTCCCTAGAAACTACGATAAATTAAATGGACAATCTAGATTCTACTTTAGACTAACCCATCCAGATAAGAAGACAATAGAACTTTGGAAAAGAGTCATAGTGGGAATCCTTCCAGCCATGGTCTTAGGTCTACTCTTTGATGATTTCATAGACGAGCACCTATTTAATCCAATGGTAGTTGCAACTATGCTACTAGTATGGGGTCTAATAATAATCTTTGTAGAAAAAAGAAATAAAGGAAACAAGGGCTTTAGGCACGATAATATAGCCATGGTTTCCTATAAGACTGTACTTGCTATAGGATTATTCCAAACCCTTGCCATGATTCCAGGAACAAGTAGGTCAGCTGCAACAATTATGGGAGCCATGATCCTAGGACTATCAAGATCTGCTGCAGCAGAATTCTCATTTTTCCTAGCAATTCCTACTATGCTTGGGGCAACTTTCCTTAAAGTTATCAAAAACTTCGGCGGATTTACTGCCTACCAATGGATTCTGATCCTTTTGGGCATGGTCCTAAGCTTTCTTGTGGCTTATTTTGTTATCAAGAAATTCATGGCCTACATTAGAAACAATGACTTCATTCCATTTGGAATCTATAGAATAATACTAGCTATCATAGTATTTATTTACTTTTTATTTGTTTAG
- a CDS encoding GntR family transcriptional regulator has product MFLEIDFASEKPIYEQIRRGIIKSLSQNDLQYGETLPSVRQLASDIGVNLHTVNKAYKMLEEDGIIVMDRRFGSKIVDKTKDISELQKRKVKEELDFIIALAKVKNIEKSDLDRLIGNIWEGEDE; this is encoded by the coding sequence ATGTTCTTAGAAATTGATTTTGCATCTGAAAAGCCAATCTACGAGCAAATCAGACGCGGGATAATCAAATCCCTGTCCCAAAATGACTTACAATACGGCGAGACTCTTCCATCAGTTAGGCAACTTGCATCAGATATTGGAGTTAATCTCCACACTGTAAACAAGGCCTACAAGATGCTAGAAGAAGACGGAATCATAGTCATGGATAGGCGTTTTGGTTCGAAGATTGTAGATAAAACTAAAGATATTAGTGAACTTCAGAAAAGAAAAGTAAAAGAAGAACTTGATTTTATCATAGCCCTTGCTAAGGTCAAAAATATAGAAAAATCCGACCTTGATAGGCTAATAGGAAATATTTGGGAGGGAGAAGATGAATGA